The stretch of DNA AAGATATTTCCTGAGAGACGGCGGGTTTTAGGGGAGAATTTACCGCAGTCTGGAGGGGGGCTCGATGGCCTTTCTGGAAAAAAATTCAAGACACTAACCGAATTTAGACAGAAACGAGTCAAAATATGCAGAGAGATCTCAACGTAACGGATCTTGAACTGGTAGAGAAAGTGAAGTCGGGGGACAGACGCTCATTTTCCGAACTCGTGAAACGACATCAAAGAAGTGTGCTGCGGTTGAGTTTGAGGTTTGTCAAAGATATGGACGCTGCGGAGGATGTAACTCAAGAAGCGTTCATCAAGGCTTATGAAAAGATGCATTCCTTTGAAGGAAGAGCGTCTTTCAAAAGCTGGTTATTCCAGATCGCTGTGAATACCGCGCGCAATAAGTTGCGTGAATGGAAGCGGAACACGGTTGATATTGATGATGTGCATCTTGCCGTCGATGCAGAGGCGGAAACAACATTGGTGCACACATCTGTTGCGGACTTGCTGCATAAGGAAGTTGAAAAGTTACCAATTAAACAGAAAACAGCGCTGGTCTTACGTGTCTACGAAGACCTGAGCTTTAACGAAATTGCGGACATCATGGAATGTCCTTATGACACGGCGAAAGCCAACTACCGTCACGCTTTGCTTAAACTTCGTCAGACGTTTGAGACCCAGGCAGAGTTGAAAAACTGGACGGAAGATGTCGGAGGATTCTTTACCGAGATGAACCTTAAATACGCAGAAGCAGAAGGATAGTGCATGGATTTCTTGGATCAGAAAGGTCGGTTGGATAAAGTGCGGCAAGGCCTTAAAGATGCTGA from Bdellovibrio bacteriovorus encodes:
- a CDS encoding RNA polymerase sigma factor, whose protein sequence is MQRDLNVTDLELVEKVKSGDRRSFSELVKRHQRSVLRLSLRFVKDMDAAEDVTQEAFIKAYEKMHSFEGRASFKSWLFQIAVNTARNKLREWKRNTVDIDDVHLAVDAEAETTLVHTSVADLLHKEVEKLPIKQKTALVLRVYEDLSFNEIADIMECPYDTAKANYRHALLKLRQTFETQAELKNWTEDVGGFFTEMNLKYAEAEG